A single window of Granulicella mallensis MP5ACTX8 DNA harbors:
- a CDS encoding NAD+ synthase, with translation MRIALAQINPTVGDFSGNLQKIREFTECAVAQRADLVIFPELAICGYPPADLLEKESFVKRAEASLAEVAALTKGEGRPAILCGAALSVAQPTGKHVRNVAALLEAGEIRSLQQKMLLPFYDVFDEQRYFEPATHQSLAVVKGQAVALTVCEDAWNDKVFWPRRNYSVDPVEELMKQWAVLPQPLGGQRLILNISASPYWHGKVEVRQRMIGALAKRHHATVVLVNQVGANDSLVFDGNSFVAGPDGEIVAQARGFAEDLVIFDTDSAPVKVASVPETDAATQTSLTWQALVLGTRDYVRKCGFKKALLGLSGGIDSALVAAIAVEALGAENVQGIGMPSEFSSTGSVSDAEKLAQNLGIAFSVVPVREIYTQFSDSLQPFFAGTSFGLAEENLQPRIRGSLLMALSNKTGALVLTTGNKSEMATGYCTLYGDMVGALAVIGDVYKTEVYALSHYANREREIIPEDTLTKPPSAELRPGQKDTDSLPPYEVLDPILRAYIEDYVSAEEIAAKQGVDENLVRSVIQLVERSEYKRQQAAPVLKVSKKSFGMGRRFPIAAKREV, from the coding sequence GTGCGGATTGCCCTGGCCCAAATCAACCCGACTGTCGGAGACTTCTCCGGCAATTTGCAGAAGATTCGTGAGTTTACGGAGTGCGCTGTTGCGCAACGCGCCGACCTCGTGATCTTTCCGGAACTTGCGATCTGCGGATATCCACCCGCGGATCTCCTTGAAAAGGAATCGTTTGTCAAACGCGCCGAGGCGTCGCTGGCGGAGGTTGCCGCGTTGACCAAGGGGGAAGGGCGTCCAGCCATCCTCTGCGGGGCGGCATTGTCCGTTGCACAACCTACCGGCAAGCATGTGCGCAACGTCGCGGCGCTGCTGGAGGCAGGAGAGATCCGGAGCCTGCAGCAGAAGATGCTGCTCCCGTTCTATGACGTCTTTGATGAGCAGCGTTACTTTGAGCCTGCGACCCATCAGTCGCTCGCGGTGGTCAAAGGTCAGGCCGTGGCACTCACGGTATGCGAGGACGCCTGGAACGACAAGGTATTCTGGCCGCGCCGCAATTATTCTGTCGACCCTGTTGAAGAGTTGATGAAGCAGTGGGCTGTACTGCCGCAACCACTGGGAGGGCAGCGGCTGATTCTGAACATCTCCGCTTCTCCTTACTGGCATGGCAAGGTCGAAGTCCGGCAGCGCATGATCGGCGCCCTGGCGAAGCGGCACCATGCGACGGTCGTGCTGGTGAACCAGGTAGGGGCCAACGATAGCCTGGTCTTCGACGGAAACTCGTTTGTCGCCGGGCCTGACGGGGAGATCGTGGCGCAGGCGCGTGGGTTTGCCGAAGACCTTGTGATCTTCGATACGGATAGCGCTCCGGTAAAGGTAGCTTCTGTGCCGGAGACGGACGCCGCGACCCAGACGTCCCTCACATGGCAGGCGCTGGTGCTGGGAACACGCGATTATGTGCGCAAGTGTGGCTTCAAGAAGGCGCTCCTGGGGTTGAGCGGGGGAATCGATTCGGCTCTGGTTGCGGCGATTGCCGTGGAGGCTCTCGGCGCGGAGAATGTGCAGGGAATCGGGATGCCGAGCGAGTTTTCGTCTACCGGTTCGGTCAGCGATGCCGAGAAGTTGGCGCAGAACCTGGGGATCGCGTTCTCGGTCGTGCCTGTGCGCGAGATCTACACGCAGTTCTCTGACTCGTTACAGCCGTTCTTTGCCGGCACGTCGTTTGGCCTGGCGGAGGAGAATCTGCAGCCGCGCATTCGCGGCAGCCTGCTGATGGCGCTCTCCAACAAGACCGGAGCCCTGGTGCTGACGACCGGCAACAAGAGCGAGATGGCGACCGGTTATTGCACGCTTTATGGCGATATGGTCGGCGCGCTTGCCGTGATCGGAGATGTGTACAAGACCGAGGTCTACGCGTTAAGCCATTACGCCAACCGTGAGCGTGAGATCATCCCGGAAGACACCTTGACCAAGCCTCCCTCGGCGGAGTTGCGGCCGGGGCAGAAGGATACCGACTCCCTGCCGCCTTACGAGGTGCTCGATCCGATCCTGAGGGCTTACATTGAGGACTATGTCTCTGCCGAAGAGATTGCGGCAAAGCAGGGTGTGGATGAGAACCTGGTGCGCTCGGTGATCCAGTTGGTGGAGCGCAGTGAGTACAAACGGCAGCAGGCTGCTCCGGTGCTCAAGGTTTCCAAGAAGTCCTTTGGCATGGGGAGACGCTTTCCCATCGCCGCAAAACGCGAAGTCTGA
- a CDS encoding sugar transferase, translating into MTSIVWASFDFFTAMFAGFIAFRLRFIPESPIPADRVLAHLVPARPAVSFMFLALFGLYLVIFARIYGLYGLAQNHSGLHEQRMTVQATLTAGLLLCGNLYVMHGYAISRVMVLLTVVITMVLVMIRRAVMRKLRERRYLQGLETRNVLIVGDGRVGHALRNHLEALRHMGFRFMGFISLAPRGDDRIAPDVIGDVSNCVALARSLFVDEIYFSTPADKQTVMAVVEEARSQGIDVRVVPDLYDGLAWNARVEYIGQFPTIPLHRRDFPRGAFLLKRILDVALSVIILGIASPLMVAIAIAVRLDSKGPFFYRAQRIGRKGRTFTCYKFRTMVVNADRLRENLAHLNEREGVLFKISNDPRITKIGVILRKYSLDELPQLFNVLIGDMSLVGPRPPIAAEVEQYELSHLRRLDVLPGMTGLWQVEARQDPSFDSYISLDTAYVENWNLLLDLRILARTISVVVGGTGS; encoded by the coding sequence TTGACCAGTATCGTTTGGGCTTCTTTTGACTTTTTTACCGCTATGTTTGCCGGTTTCATCGCCTTCCGGCTCCGGTTTATCCCTGAAAGCCCGATTCCTGCGGATAGAGTCCTGGCCCACCTGGTGCCGGCGCGCCCGGCTGTCTCGTTTATGTTCCTCGCGCTCTTCGGCCTCTACCTGGTGATCTTCGCGCGGATTTATGGGCTGTATGGCCTGGCTCAGAACCACAGCGGCCTGCACGAGCAGCGGATGACCGTACAGGCGACCCTGACCGCCGGCCTGCTGCTTTGCGGCAACCTGTATGTGATGCATGGGTACGCTATCTCGCGTGTCATGGTGCTCCTGACGGTTGTGATCACGATGGTGCTGGTGATGATTCGCCGTGCCGTGATGCGCAAGCTGCGAGAGCGCCGCTACCTGCAGGGATTGGAGACGCGCAACGTCCTGATCGTGGGGGATGGACGCGTTGGCCATGCGTTGCGCAACCACCTGGAAGCTCTTCGTCATATGGGCTTCCGTTTCATGGGCTTCATCTCGCTTGCCCCGAGGGGCGATGACCGGATTGCTCCCGATGTGATCGGCGACGTCAGCAACTGTGTGGCGCTGGCCAGGTCCTTGTTCGTCGACGAGATTTACTTTTCGACCCCCGCCGATAAGCAGACCGTCATGGCCGTCGTCGAAGAGGCCCGCTCGCAGGGAATCGATGTGCGCGTGGTCCCCGATCTGTATGACGGCCTCGCCTGGAACGCACGGGTGGAGTACATCGGACAGTTTCCGACGATCCCCCTGCATCGGCGCGACTTCCCGCGCGGCGCCTTCCTGCTGAAGCGGATTCTGGATGTCGCGCTGTCGGTCATCATTCTTGGGATTGCTTCACCTTTGATGGTTGCTATCGCCATCGCTGTGCGGCTCGATTCCAAGGGGCCGTTCTTCTACCGCGCTCAGCGCATTGGCCGCAAGGGACGGACTTTCACCTGCTACAAGTTCCGCACGATGGTGGTCAATGCCGACCGGCTGCGCGAGAACCTGGCGCATCTGAACGAACGCGAGGGTGTGCTCTTCAAGATCAGCAACGATCCTCGCATCACCAAAATCGGCGTCATCCTGCGCAAGTACTCTCTGGACGAGCTTCCCCAGCTCTTCAATGTGCTGATCGGCGATATGAGCCTCGTCGGTCCGCGGCCGCCGATTGCTGCCGAGGTCGAGCAGTATGAGCTCTCTCATCTGCGCCGTCTGGATGTGCTGCCGGGAATGACCGGGCTGTGGCAGGTGGAAGCCCGCCAGGATCCCTCGTTCGACAGCTATATCTCACTGGACACGGCGTATGTCGAGAACTGGAACCTGTTGCTGGATCTACGCATCCTGGCGCGGACGATCAGTGTCGTTGTGGGCGGCACAGGCTCCTGA
- a CDS encoding ABC transporter ATP-binding protein has translation MTDDNEAKLPPDEEVSLTAEVSADVAPVVEEFMAEAAQANEEEAEAIANDSNIEADAGIAGEEFLNSSQVGPYISFEHVCKSFGDFVVLEDVSFFVNPGETLCILGRSGVGKSVSLQILMGFLKPDQGTVLVAGQDISGLSEREMQEVRRKVTMVFQNGALFDSISVGENVAFPLRERRTMEEDQIRQVVKGLLEMVGVAGMEDLLPSDLSTGMKRSVAIARALAAQPSAVLYDEPTTMVDPLMAHLLGDLIQRLKVQLHLTSIVVTHDMRFAQKLADRVVFLHEGKAHFFGTMEEMRSSKDPVLQEFLALDALILPN, from the coding sequence GTGACTGACGACAACGAGGCCAAACTGCCGCCGGATGAAGAAGTGTCCCTGACCGCGGAGGTTTCGGCGGATGTCGCTCCTGTGGTTGAGGAGTTCATGGCCGAGGCGGCGCAGGCTAACGAGGAAGAGGCTGAAGCCATTGCGAATGATTCGAATATCGAAGCTGATGCGGGGATTGCCGGTGAGGAGTTCTTAAACTCCTCCCAGGTCGGTCCTTACATCTCCTTTGAGCACGTCTGTAAGTCATTTGGCGACTTCGTTGTGCTGGAAGATGTGAGCTTTTTCGTCAATCCGGGGGAGACGCTCTGTATTTTGGGACGAAGCGGCGTCGGCAAGTCGGTTTCTTTGCAGATCTTGATGGGTTTCCTCAAGCCCGATCAGGGAACGGTGCTGGTCGCCGGGCAGGACATCTCGGGTCTCTCCGAGCGGGAGATGCAGGAGGTTCGGCGCAAGGTCACGATGGTCTTCCAAAACGGTGCGTTATTCGACTCCATCTCGGTGGGAGAAAATGTGGCTTTTCCGCTGCGTGAGCGCAGAACAATGGAGGAGGACCAGATCCGGCAGGTGGTCAAGGGTTTGCTGGAGATGGTGGGGGTCGCCGGGATGGAAGACCTGCTGCCTTCGGACCTTTCCACCGGTATGAAGCGGTCGGTGGCGATTGCGAGGGCACTCGCGGCTCAGCCGTCGGCTGTTCTGTATGACGAACCGACCACCATGGTCGATCCTTTAATGGCGCATCTTTTAGGAGACCTGATCCAACGTTTAAAAGTGCAACTGCATCTCACGAGTATTGTGGTCACCCATGATATGCGTTTCGCTCAGAAGTTGGCTGATCGCGTTGTCTTTCTGCACGAAGGCAAGGCGCATTTCTTCGGGACGATGGAGGAGATGCGCTCCAGCAAGGATCCTGTACTTCAGGAATTCCTTGCTTTGGATGCCCTGATTCTGCCAAACTAG
- the mobA gene encoding molybdenum cofactor guanylyltransferase yields the protein MRDSRDEFREGDTKLPVHGFVLAGGKSLRMGRDKALLPFCGRPMVEIAVEKLREFCVDVSIAGNREDLAGYAPVVQEELLGAGPAAGIAAGLMGALQPWVMVIPVDVPLVPVQLLHNWATAVLERGLAGCGASYLLVNQQRQPAFCMIRRECYASVAQAIERGERRLDEILMSIDNDGAEWLWSCDASHFAPETNPAALDLEFWFSNMNTPQELAEAEIWAQHRTA from the coding sequence TTGCGAGATTCGAGAGACGAGTTTCGAGAGGGCGATACGAAGCTGCCCGTGCATGGGTTCGTGCTGGCGGGCGGAAAGAGCCTGCGCATGGGACGGGATAAGGCGCTGCTGCCGTTTTGTGGGCGTCCAATGGTCGAGATTGCGGTCGAGAAACTGCGGGAGTTTTGCGTTGATGTGAGCATCGCGGGGAATCGTGAGGATCTGGCGGGGTATGCGCCGGTGGTGCAGGAGGAGTTGCTGGGTGCAGGCCCGGCGGCTGGCATTGCAGCCGGATTGATGGGGGCATTGCAGCCGTGGGTGATGGTTATCCCTGTCGATGTGCCGTTGGTGCCTGTGCAACTTCTGCACAACTGGGCTACCGCCGTTTTGGAACGGGGGCTCGCAGGTTGCGGGGCAAGCTATCTGCTGGTGAATCAACAGCGGCAGCCTGCTTTCTGCATGATTCGGCGGGAGTGCTATGCCTCTGTTGCTCAGGCCATTGAGCGTGGGGAACGTCGCCTGGATGAAATCCTTATGAGTATTGATAACGACGGGGCTGAATGGCTATGGTCCTGTGATGCCTCGCACTTTGCTCCGGAGACAAATCCTGCCGCGCTCGATCTCGAGTTCTGGTTCTCGAACATGAACACTCCACAGGAATTGGCTGAAGCCGAGATCTGGGCCCAGCATCGAACAGCGTAA
- a CDS encoding dipeptidase: MSGKAVEFAKDNGARFVEELKALLRIPSISTTPERAGDVRKAAEFVAEGLRAAGMENVRLIETTTATHQGHPLVYADWLHAPGKPTVLCYGHYDVQPPDPLDEWKSPPFEPEERDGNIYARGAVDDKGQMWMHVKALESLLKAEGKLPVNIKVIVEGEEEVGGEGIAAFVREHGDVLKADAALVSDTEMFAPELPTLCVGLRGMIYTELEVRGAATDLHSGMYGGAAPNPFVALAQIIAKLKDETGHIAIPGFYDGIEAPTADELKAWKSLPFDEEHYRKTEVGSTELTGEPDFSVLERTWSRPTMDVHGMPGGFTGAGAKTVIPAKALAKISFRLVPGMAPEATFEKYRKFVEGIVPKGTQVTVRMIHSGEPIVVSTDNDYIRAAKEAMAEVFGKETVFVRGGGSIPIVGDFVRELGIPTVMMGFGLPDDNLHAPNEKFHLANFHRGIESIVRFFGLVGGA; encoded by the coding sequence ATGAGCGGCAAGGCAGTGGAGTTTGCGAAGGACAATGGGGCACGGTTTGTTGAGGAGTTGAAGGCGCTGTTGCGCATTCCGTCGATTTCAACCACTCCGGAACGTGCGGGCGATGTGCGCAAGGCGGCGGAGTTCGTTGCCGAGGGCCTGCGTGCGGCTGGAATGGAGAACGTCCGGCTGATCGAGACGACCACGGCGACTCACCAGGGGCATCCGCTGGTCTATGCCGATTGGTTGCATGCTCCCGGAAAGCCGACGGTGCTCTGCTATGGGCACTACGATGTCCAGCCTCCCGATCCTCTCGATGAGTGGAAGTCGCCGCCGTTTGAGCCGGAAGAGCGCGATGGCAATATCTACGCGCGCGGCGCGGTCGATGATAAGGGCCAAATGTGGATGCATGTGAAGGCGCTCGAGTCCCTTCTGAAGGCCGAAGGCAAGCTGCCGGTCAACATCAAGGTGATCGTCGAAGGCGAAGAAGAGGTTGGCGGAGAGGGCATTGCGGCCTTTGTGCGGGAGCATGGGGATGTGCTCAAGGCCGACGCCGCGCTGGTGAGCGACACCGAGATGTTCGCGCCTGAGTTGCCGACGTTGTGCGTCGGTCTGCGCGGCATGATCTATACGGAGCTTGAGGTGCGCGGCGCCGCGACCGATCTTCATTCCGGCATGTATGGCGGTGCAGCTCCGAATCCATTCGTCGCCCTGGCACAGATCATTGCGAAGCTGAAGGATGAGACCGGACACATCGCGATTCCCGGCTTCTATGACGGCATCGAGGCTCCTACTGCGGATGAGCTGAAGGCCTGGAAGTCATTGCCGTTTGATGAGGAGCACTATCGCAAGACAGAGGTGGGCTCGACGGAGCTGACGGGCGAGCCGGACTTCAGCGTGCTGGAGAGGACGTGGTCGCGTCCGACGATGGATGTTCACGGCATGCCCGGAGGCTTTACCGGAGCGGGCGCGAAGACCGTGATTCCGGCAAAAGCGCTGGCGAAGATCAGCTTCCGTCTGGTGCCGGGAATGGCTCCCGAGGCCACGTTCGAGAAGTACAGGAAGTTCGTCGAAGGGATCGTCCCGAAGGGAACCCAGGTGACGGTGCGGATGATCCACTCCGGTGAGCCGATCGTGGTGAGCACGGACAACGACTATATCCGCGCCGCAAAAGAGGCGATGGCCGAGGTCTTCGGCAAGGAGACGGTGTTTGTACGTGGTGGCGGGTCGATCCCGATCGTCGGCGACTTCGTTCGTGAGCTGGGAATTCCTACAGTGATGATGGGGTTCGGGCTGCCGGACGACAATCTTCATGCGCCGAACGAGAAGTTTCACCTGGCCAACTTTCATCGCGGGATCGAGTCGATCGTGCGGTTCTTTGGGCTGGTTGGTGGGGCTTAG